Proteins co-encoded in one Elusimicrobiota bacterium genomic window:
- a CDS encoding aminotransferase class I/II-fold pyridoxal phosphate-dependent enzyme → MRLIPPAGINLFQLIYVLIREYRERTGLEPLNLSLGNPDGVPPAAIRALKAKYAQDPGYDFHTYAEDKNLLRFAEAMVALHGGIDVEEYPALRALPIAGIKTASALIPLACALHLPDRARRDSFRVASNLPAYDVIGTWSASYLAARRTVWPLTSADNMRLNVARLKEALKKDGADRADLVFVIRPGNPAAVGASAADWRELIAFCLEKGMRLVNDGAYAGLAAAGTHATLASAAKDYPALEWLELYSVSKSYNDPGARLGALVGSKDFVEDFILVKGNTDSGPVPGVMAAYGEFLNTPAAAQAALDEIRGLYEKRLAYLIPALKKAGLRPACATEAGFFTLWKTPKEAFGKRLPEENRHEAFNRAVITETGIVGVHFSAPGNSGTPEPLIRYAVCADVLDKTFQERLEAGLARIKPVY, encoded by the coding sequence ATGCGGCTCATACCGCCCGCGGGCATCAATCTTTTCCAGCTCATCTACGTCCTGATCCGGGAGTATCGCGAGAGGACGGGCCTCGAGCCGCTGAACCTGTCCCTGGGCAACCCCGACGGGGTCCCCCCCGCGGCGATCCGCGCGCTCAAGGCGAAGTACGCGCAGGATCCCGGCTACGACTTCCACACCTACGCGGAAGACAAGAATCTGCTCCGCTTCGCCGAGGCCATGGTCGCGCTCCACGGCGGGATCGACGTCGAGGAATATCCCGCCCTGCGCGCTTTGCCGATCGCGGGCATCAAGACCGCGAGCGCCTTGATCCCGCTCGCCTGCGCCCTCCACCTCCCGGACCGGGCCCGGCGCGACTCGTTCCGCGTCGCCTCGAACCTCCCCGCCTACGACGTGATCGGGACCTGGAGCGCCTCCTATCTCGCGGCCCGGCGCACGGTGTGGCCGCTGACGAGCGCCGACAACATGCGCCTCAACGTCGCGCGCCTCAAGGAAGCCCTCAAGAAAGACGGCGCGGACCGCGCCGACCTCGTCTTCGTCATACGCCCCGGCAACCCCGCGGCCGTCGGCGCCTCCGCCGCCGACTGGCGGGAGCTCATCGCTTTCTGCCTCGAGAAGGGCATGCGCCTCGTCAACGACGGCGCCTACGCCGGCCTCGCCGCCGCCGGCACGCACGCCACCTTGGCGTCGGCGGCCAAGGACTATCCCGCGCTCGAGTGGCTCGAGCTGTACTCGGTGAGCAAGTCCTACAACGACCCCGGCGCGCGCCTCGGCGCCCTCGTCGGCTCGAAGGATTTCGTCGAGGACTTCATTTTGGTCAAGGGCAACACCGACTCAGGGCCCGTCCCCGGCGTCATGGCCGCTTACGGCGAGTTTTTGAATACCCCCGCCGCGGCGCAGGCCGCCCTCGACGAGATCCGCGGCCTCTACGAGAAGCGCCTCGCCTACCTGATCCCGGCTCTGAAGAAGGCCGGCTTGAGGCCCGCGTGCGCGACCGAGGCCGGCTTCTTCACGCTGTGGAAGACCCCGAAGGAAGCCTTCGGCAAGAGGCTGCCCGAGGAGAACCGCCACGAGGCGTTCAACCGCGCCGTGATCACCGAGACCGGCATCGTCGGCGTGCACTTCTCCGCCCCCGGGAACTCGGGAACGCCGGAGCCGCTGATCCGCTACGCGGTCTGCGCCGACGTGCTCGATAAGACCTTCCAGGAACGCCTCGAGGCGGGTCTGGCGCGGATCAAGCCGGTCTACTGA
- a CDS encoding ATP-dependent Clp protease ATP-binding subunit, which produces MSNRFTERAQRVILIAQEEAKRLNHDYVGTEHILLGLIALGEGVAAQVLANLGVDLRRVRSEIEKIVGTGDNVMLLGEIPFTPRAKKVLEYAVEEAQHMGHSYVGTEHLLLGLIREEEGVAARVLENLGLRLDVVREEVLNLLGEGQSQQQSGAGAGGAQQGSGSPTRTKSKTPTLDEFGRDLTAMAREGKLDPVIGRDDEIERMIQILARRTKNNPVLIGDPGVGKTAIVEGLATKISTADVPEILLNKRLLTLDLALVVAGTKYRGEFEQRLKNIIEEIRRSKGAVVLFIDELHTVIGAGAAEGAIDASNMIKPALSRGELQTIGATTLDEYRKYIERDAALERRFQPIIVDPPSVDETFTILQGLKDKYEAHHKIKYDDSALRAAAELSDRYISERFLPDKAIDLIDEAGSRARLQSSATPPEFKDKEVEIEKVVKEKSASISGQEYEKAARLRDKEKELRKALEDNKKKWREKRDQSTPTITGEDIAAVVSKWTGVPVTALTETETEKLVHMEENLHKRVIGQEEAIKTLSQAIRRSRAGLKDAKKPIGSFMFLGPTGVGKTELARALAEFMFGNEDSMIRIDMSEYMEKFAVSRLIGAPPGYVGYEEGGQLTEAVRRKPYSVVLLDEIEKAHPDIFNILLQVMDDGLLNDNLGHKVSFKNVVVLMTSNVGARLISKGKSLGFAAADTADQEVRDYKKMKETVMDEVKRVFSPEFINRLNDIIVFHPLNEKEMTEILVMMLAKVRAKIEAQGFKIEFTPETDKFLIKNGFDVNYGARPLARTIQRSVEDPLSEDILLKKFDRGDTIYVDVDAANDKLSFSKNPAVKAQ; this is translated from the coding sequence ATGTCGAACCGATTCACGGAGCGGGCCCAGCGCGTCATCCTGATCGCCCAGGAAGAGGCCAAGCGCCTCAATCACGATTACGTCGGCACCGAGCATATCCTGCTCGGCCTGATCGCTCTGGGTGAAGGCGTCGCCGCCCAGGTCCTCGCCAATCTCGGCGTCGACCTGCGCCGCGTGCGCTCCGAGATCGAGAAGATCGTCGGCACCGGCGACAACGTCATGCTTCTCGGGGAGATCCCCTTTACCCCGCGCGCCAAGAAAGTCCTCGAGTACGCCGTCGAGGAAGCCCAGCACATGGGTCACTCCTACGTCGGCACGGAGCACCTGCTCCTTGGCCTCATCCGCGAGGAGGAGGGCGTGGCCGCGCGCGTGCTCGAGAACCTCGGCCTGCGCCTCGACGTGGTCCGCGAGGAAGTCCTCAACCTCCTCGGCGAAGGCCAGTCCCAGCAGCAGAGCGGGGCGGGCGCCGGAGGCGCCCAGCAGGGCTCGGGCTCGCCGACGCGCACCAAGTCCAAGACTCCGACGTTAGACGAATTCGGCCGTGATCTCACGGCGATGGCCCGCGAGGGCAAGCTCGACCCCGTCATCGGCCGCGACGACGAGATCGAGCGCATGATCCAGATTTTGGCGCGCCGCACGAAGAACAACCCCGTCCTCATCGGAGATCCCGGAGTGGGCAAGACGGCGATCGTCGAGGGCCTTGCCACCAAGATATCAACCGCGGACGTGCCCGAAATCCTTCTCAACAAGCGGCTGCTCACGCTCGACCTGGCCTTGGTGGTCGCGGGAACGAAGTATCGCGGCGAGTTCGAGCAGAGACTCAAAAATATCATCGAAGAGATCCGCCGCTCCAAGGGCGCGGTCGTGCTCTTCATCGACGAGCTGCACACCGTCATCGGGGCGGGTGCCGCCGAGGGCGCGATCGACGCGTCGAACATGATCAAGCCCGCGTTGTCGCGCGGCGAGCTGCAGACCATCGGCGCCACCACGCTCGACGAGTACCGCAAGTACATCGAGCGCGACGCCGCCCTCGAGCGCCGCTTCCAGCCGATCATCGTCGACCCGCCCTCCGTCGACGAGACCTTCACCATCCTGCAGGGCCTCAAGGACAAGTACGAGGCTCACCACAAGATCAAGTACGACGACTCGGCGCTGCGGGCCGCCGCCGAGCTCTCCGACCGTTATATCTCCGAGCGCTTCCTGCCGGACAAGGCCATCGACCTCATCGACGAGGCCGGCTCCCGCGCCCGCCTGCAGTCCTCGGCCACGCCTCCCGAGTTCAAGGACAAGGAGGTCGAGATCGAGAAGGTGGTCAAGGAGAAGTCCGCGTCCATCTCCGGCCAGGAGTACGAGAAGGCCGCCCGCCTGCGCGACAAGGAGAAGGAGCTGCGCAAGGCGCTCGAGGACAACAAGAAGAAGTGGCGCGAGAAGCGCGACCAGTCCACCCCGACCATCACGGGGGAGGACATCGCCGCCGTCGTGTCCAAGTGGACGGGCGTGCCCGTCACCGCGCTCACCGAGACGGAGACCGAGAAGCTCGTGCACATGGAGGAGAACCTCCACAAGCGCGTCATCGGCCAGGAAGAGGCGATCAAGACCCTGTCCCAGGCGATCCGCCGCTCGCGCGCCGGCCTCAAGGACGCGAAGAAGCCGATCGGCTCCTTCATGTTCCTCGGGCCGACGGGCGTGGGCAAGACGGAGCTCGCCCGCGCGCTCGCCGAGTTCATGTTCGGCAACGAGGACTCGATGATCCGCATCGACATGTCGGAGTACATGGAGAAGTTTGCGGTCTCGCGCCTGATCGGAGCGCCTCCCGGCTACGTCGGTTATGAAGAAGGCGGTCAGCTCACTGAGGCGGTGCGCCGGAAGCCCTATTCCGTCGTGCTTCTCGACGAGATCGAGAAGGCGCATCCGGACATCTTCAACATCCTGCTCCAGGTGATGGACGACGGCCTGCTCAACGACAACCTCGGCCATAAGGTCTCGTTCAAGAACGTCGTGGTCCTGATGACGTCGAACGTCGGCGCGCGCCTCATCTCCAAGGGCAAGTCGCTGGGCTTCGCCGCGGCCGACACGGCCGATCAGGAGGTCCGTGACTACAAGAAGATGAAGGAGACCGTGATGGACGAGGTCAAGCGCGTCTTCTCGCCCGAGTTCATCAACCGGCTCAACGACATCATCGTCTTCCATCCGCTCAACGAGAAGGAGATGACCGAGATCCTCGTGATGATGCTGGCCAAGGTCCGCGCGAAGATCGAGGCGCAGGGCTTCAAGATCGAGTTCACGCCGGAGACCGACAAGTTCCTCATCAAGAACGGCTTCGACGTCAACTACGGGGCCCGTCCGCTGGCCCGCACGATCCAGCGCTCGGTCGAGGATCCCCTGTCCGAGGACATCCTGCTCAAGAAGTTCGACCGCGGCGACACCATATACGTCGACGTCGACGCGGCGAACGACAAGCTGTCGTTCTCGAAGAACCCGGCCGTCAAGGCGCAGTGA
- a CDS encoding FkbM family methyltransferase: MTPSDQRTELLGRLERLVALRRMPRGERMLRHPFAAVARSASMRWLNLLFALGRSSRKAAATFFGERMTVIVPSGYGEVYLYGATVDADAEVRLNKFLIRELAEGMVFFDVGACLGYYSLLASALVGPKGAVHTFEPNPTLISILRGNLAGKSNVRVVNKAMSGSSGTVQFHVAPLPFIGTSSIRADWQPRKTELVTAEATSLDDYCRSAGAFPDVVKLDVEGVEDLVLKGAEKLLREKSPVLILEVFTPAIESDRAALRLLRESGYEPHAIADDGRLKALDYEGLDRYLAELRARYRTIQDSPNDFDNIVFKREATGEEARRLLS, encoded by the coding sequence GTGACGCCGTCGGACCAGCGGACCGAGCTGCTGGGGCGGCTGGAGCGCCTCGTGGCGCTGCGGCGCATGCCCCGCGGCGAACGGATGCTCCGGCATCCGTTCGCCGCGGTCGCGCGCTCGGCCTCGATGCGGTGGCTCAACCTGCTCTTCGCGCTGGGCCGCTCGTCCCGTAAAGCGGCGGCGACCTTCTTCGGCGAGCGCATGACCGTCATCGTCCCTTCGGGCTACGGCGAGGTCTATCTGTACGGGGCCACCGTCGACGCCGACGCCGAGGTGCGGCTCAACAAATTCCTCATCCGCGAACTGGCCGAAGGGATGGTCTTCTTCGATGTCGGAGCCTGCCTTGGTTACTACAGCCTGCTCGCGTCCGCGCTCGTCGGGCCCAAGGGAGCGGTGCATACCTTCGAGCCGAACCCGACGTTGATCTCCATCCTGCGCGGCAACCTCGCCGGGAAGAGCAACGTGCGCGTCGTCAACAAGGCGATGAGCGGGTCCTCGGGCACCGTCCAGTTCCACGTCGCGCCGCTGCCCTTCATCGGCACCTCGTCGATCCGGGCCGACTGGCAGCCGCGCAAGACGGAGCTCGTCACCGCCGAGGCGACCTCCCTCGACGATTACTGCCGGTCCGCGGGGGCCTTCCCCGACGTCGTCAAGCTCGACGTCGAGGGCGTCGAGGACCTCGTCCTCAAGGGCGCCGAGAAGCTTCTCCGCGAGAAGTCTCCGGTCCTCATACTCGAGGTGTTCACGCCGGCCATCGAGTCGGACCGCGCCGCCCTGCGGCTTCTGCGCGAGAGCGGCTACGAGCCCCACGCCATCGCCGACGACGGACGGCTGAAGGCCCTGGATTACGAGGGGCTGGACCGGTACCTCGCGGAGCTCCGGGCCCGCTACCGGACCATCCAGGACTCGCCCAACGATTTCGACAACATCGTCTTCAAACGCGAAGCGACTGGCGAAGAGGCGCGCCGCCTGCTATCCTGA
- a CDS encoding serine hydrolase, which translates to MSRIVVDRRIRWEALRAQGTDLLLVSAVVVIGLAYGLGYRLDWSEENGRPEEDQEVAEISAPAALAPMIPAPVPAPVPPPEAAIAPSPAQTTIGPAPAPSMAPHPRDVQWETMTGQLSKMAERYPGRVSIYLKDLKTGRTWTHHPDDLFPAASLIKVPVMIATFYKIRDGRLALDEKIAITRRNRVGGSGSLKWRPDGTKLTVRELLVHMINESDNTATKMVLDHLGIGYVQQQFPRMGLLYTGIYEEGMSIKGGRVMHENYTTAREMASLMDKIYTGQAVDKVSSEVMLEILKKPKAVASRLAKGMPAGWDIAHKTGLLRQACHDSAIFLTPNGDYAVTVLTGQNRSYSQAKDFITKVAKVTFNHYAGPRYYAKAGSRRRARAAR; encoded by the coding sequence ATGAGCAGAATCGTCGTCGATAGACGCATCCGGTGGGAGGCCTTGCGGGCGCAGGGCACCGACCTGCTGCTGGTGTCCGCGGTCGTCGTCATCGGCCTGGCCTACGGCCTCGGCTATCGCCTCGACTGGAGCGAGGAGAACGGCCGCCCCGAGGAGGACCAGGAGGTGGCCGAGATCTCGGCCCCGGCCGCCCTCGCGCCGATGATCCCCGCCCCCGTCCCCGCGCCGGTCCCGCCGCCGGAGGCCGCGATCGCCCCCTCGCCCGCGCAGACGACGATCGGGCCCGCGCCGGCGCCGTCGATGGCCCCGCATCCGCGCGACGTCCAGTGGGAGACGATGACCGGGCAGCTCTCCAAGATGGCCGAGCGCTATCCCGGCCGGGTCTCGATCTACCTGAAGGACCTCAAAACGGGGCGGACCTGGACGCATCACCCCGACGACTTGTTCCCCGCGGCGAGCCTGATCAAGGTCCCCGTGATGATCGCGACCTTTTACAAGATCCGCGACGGCCGCCTCGCCCTCGACGAGAAGATCGCGATCACGCGGCGCAACCGCGTCGGCGGCTCGGGCTCCCTGAAGTGGCGCCCCGACGGCACGAAGCTCACCGTGCGCGAGCTGCTCGTCCACATGATCAACGAGTCGGACAACACGGCGACGAAGATGGTCCTCGACCACCTCGGCATCGGCTACGTGCAGCAGCAGTTCCCGCGCATGGGCCTCCTCTATACGGGCATTTATGAGGAAGGCATGAGCATCAAGGGCGGGCGCGTCATGCACGAGAACTACACGACCGCGCGCGAGATGGCCTCGCTGATGGACAAGATCTACACCGGCCAGGCCGTCGACAAGGTCTCCAGCGAGGTCATGCTCGAGATCCTTAAAAAACCCAAGGCCGTCGCCTCGCGCCTGGCCAAGGGCATGCCCGCGGGCTGGGACATCGCGCACAAGACGGGCCTCCTGCGCCAGGCCTGCCACGACTCGGCGATCTTCCTGACCCCGAACGGCGACTACGCGGTCACCGTGCTCACCGGTCAGAACCGTTCCTACTCGCAGGCCAAGGACTTCATCACCAAGGTCGCCAAAGTGACCTTCAACCACTACGCCGGCCCCCGGTACTACGCGAAGGCCGGCTCGCGCCGCAGGGCGCGGGCGGCGCGCTAG
- the recA gene encoding recombinase RecA → MDTGKSKALELAMAQIEKAYGKEAVMMLGDRAAKIKIDAIPTGVLSLDLALGVGGFPRGRIIEIYGPESSGKTTLALQAVAQAQKLGGAAAYIDAEHAMDPGYAKALGVDIDGLLIAQPNCGEEALEITEKLVRSSALDVIVIDSVAALVPKAEIEGEMGDSHMGLQARLMSQALRKRTAVGSQSKCTIIFINQIRNKIGVMFGNPETTTGGLALKFYSTMRLEIRRIENIKEGDVVVGARARVKIVKNKVAPPYRTAEFEMIHGFGVSREGCLIDLGVEAAILEKSGSWYLYDGERLGQGRENAKAYLKHHTAVAEKLEKALRDKYLVVPVDAKAAAETDEEAPAPKAEPKTAGKSKA, encoded by the coding sequence ATGGACACGGGCAAGTCGAAGGCGCTGGAGCTGGCGATGGCGCAGATCGAGAAGGCTTACGGCAAGGAAGCGGTGATGATGCTCGGAGACCGGGCGGCCAAGATCAAGATCGACGCGATTCCCACCGGCGTGCTGTCCCTCGACTTGGCGCTCGGCGTGGGCGGCTTCCCGCGCGGACGCATCATCGAGATCTACGGTCCCGAGTCCTCGGGTAAGACCACGCTCGCCCTGCAGGCCGTCGCCCAGGCGCAGAAGCTCGGGGGCGCCGCCGCCTACATCGACGCGGAGCACGCGATGGACCCGGGCTACGCGAAGGCGCTCGGCGTCGACATCGACGGCCTGCTCATCGCCCAGCCGAACTGCGGCGAGGAGGCGCTCGAGATCACCGAGAAGCTGGTGCGCTCCTCGGCCCTCGACGTCATCGTCATCGACTCCGTCGCGGCGCTCGTGCCCAAGGCCGAGATCGAGGGCGAGATGGGCGACAGCCACATGGGCCTGCAGGCGCGCCTGATGTCCCAGGCCCTGCGCAAGCGCACCGCGGTCGGCTCGCAGAGCAAGTGCACGATCATCTTCATCAACCAGATCCGCAACAAGATCGGCGTCATGTTCGGCAACCCCGAGACGACGACCGGCGGCCTGGCGCTGAAGTTCTACTCGACGATGCGCCTGGAGATCCGCCGCATCGAGAACATCAAGGAAGGCGACGTCGTCGTCGGCGCGCGCGCCCGGGTCAAGATCGTCAAGAACAAGGTCGCCCCGCCCTACCGCACGGCGGAGTTCGAGATGATCCACGGCTTCGGCGTGTCCCGCGAGGGCTGCTTGATCGACCTCGGCGTCGAGGCCGCGATCCTCGAGAAGTCCGGCTCCTGGTACCTGTACGACGGCGAGCGCCTCGGTCAGGGACGCGAGAACGCGAAGGCCTACCTCAAGCACCACACGGCCGTCGCCGAGAAGCTCGAGAAGGCGCTGCGCGACAAGTACCTCGTCGTCCCCGTGGACGCCAAGGCGGCGGCGGAGACCGACGAGGAAGCCCCGGCCCCGAAGGCGGAGCCCAAGACGGCGGGCAAGTCGAAAGCCTGA
- the xerD gene encoding site-specific tyrosine recombinase XerD — MTEKDKDAAARLEEYCRYLSLERGLSPRTVSAYRSDIGAFYAWAAEKKLVPAKAGRSDLDDFLWAQREKGLKPTSLFRKVESLKSYFGFEMLEGGLAESPAETLRTPRVPARLPKYLTKEEAARLLTAPNTEEYEDVRDRAMLELLYASGLRATELVSLKLESANLQDGWVRVLGKGNKERMVPVHARALAAIKVYIAERERRFKNPAAELFLGRTGKKLSRIQFWRRLSELGKRAGIKQHLHPHLLRHTFATHLLQGGADLRSVQEMLGHADLATTQIYTHLDASALKAAHAKHHPRG; from the coding sequence ATGACCGAGAAGGACAAGGACGCGGCCGCGCGGCTCGAGGAGTACTGCCGCTACTTGAGCCTGGAGCGGGGGCTCTCGCCGCGCACGGTGTCCGCGTACCGCTCCGACATCGGCGCCTTCTACGCCTGGGCGGCGGAGAAGAAACTCGTTCCGGCCAAGGCCGGCCGTTCCGACCTCGATGACTTCCTGTGGGCCCAGCGCGAGAAGGGGCTCAAGCCCACCTCTCTGTTCCGCAAGGTCGAGTCGCTCAAGTCCTACTTCGGCTTCGAGATGCTCGAGGGGGGCCTTGCGGAAAGCCCCGCCGAGACCTTGCGCACGCCGCGCGTGCCCGCGCGCCTGCCCAAGTACCTGACCAAGGAGGAGGCGGCCCGCCTGCTTACCGCGCCGAATACCGAGGAGTACGAGGACGTCCGCGACCGGGCCATGCTCGAGCTGCTCTACGCCTCGGGCCTGCGGGCGACCGAGCTCGTGTCGTTGAAGCTGGAATCGGCCAACCTGCAGGACGGCTGGGTCCGCGTCCTGGGCAAGGGAAACAAGGAACGGATGGTGCCGGTGCACGCCCGGGCGCTCGCGGCGATCAAGGTCTACATCGCCGAGCGCGAACGGAGATTCAAGAACCCCGCGGCGGAGCTTTTTCTCGGACGGACCGGGAAAAAATTATCGAGGATCCAGTTCTGGCGGCGCTTGAGCGAGCTCGGAAAGCGCGCGGGCATCAAGCAGCACCTGCATCCCCATCTGCTGCGCCACACCTTCGCGACGCACCTCCTGCAAGGGGGCGCCGACCTGCGCTCCGTCCAAGAGATGCTCGGCCACGCCGACCTGGCCACGACGCAGATCTACACCCATCTCGACGCCTCGGCCCTGAAGGCCGCGCACGCCAAACATCACCCTCGCGGATGA
- a CDS encoding thiolase family protein: MNAKSETIVVAGGARTAIGHISRSLAGIKPEELMVDAIAAALSKSGLKKENVDGVIVGWVGQAFSAPNIARVAALNAGLPERVQAVTVQNNCVSSIEAIASAARFIMAGEGEVYLAGGVEVMSRMPYSIDGSRAAKPLRSLSVVKEKWAELLASPDVQVCDAMEQGLTDPVKRINMAATAEVCAQIYGVGRLEQDEYARESFRRTIAGWNAGFFASSVVPVVRNGATVLEKDEYPFLREDLIGKPQMFAKAPAAFDNSAYPMQKFYEDNAAFLDGKKYQEGTKGTVTLFNSCGRSDGAAAVVVTTAKKAKELGLEILAEIKGWGFEGNNPAHMGVSPALAAPTALKRAGVEFSELDQIELHEPFAATVLSIFKLGKDKFGHDWEAKNKSGALNPNGGSLAVGHPLGATGARLMLNLVHALKNNPKGKHGMLAACAGGGMGGAMVVSKLS; this comes from the coding sequence ATGAACGCGAAATCCGAGACCATCGTCGTCGCCGGCGGGGCCCGCACGGCGATCGGCCACATCTCCCGGTCGCTGGCCGGCATCAAGCCCGAGGAGTTGATGGTCGACGCGATCGCCGCGGCCCTGTCCAAGTCCGGGCTCAAGAAGGAGAACGTCGACGGGGTCATCGTCGGCTGGGTCGGACAGGCCTTCTCGGCCCCGAACATCGCCCGCGTCGCCGCCCTCAACGCCGGCCTTCCCGAGCGCGTCCAGGCCGTGACGGTGCAGAACAACTGCGTGTCCTCCATCGAGGCGATCGCCTCCGCCGCCCGCTTCATCATGGCCGGCGAAGGCGAGGTGTACCTGGCCGGCGGCGTCGAGGTCATGTCCCGCATGCCGTACTCGATCGACGGCAGCCGCGCCGCCAAGCCGCTGCGCTCGCTGTCCGTCGTCAAGGAGAAGTGGGCCGAGCTCCTCGCCTCCCCCGACGTGCAGGTGTGCGACGCGATGGAGCAGGGCCTGACCGATCCCGTCAAGCGCATCAACATGGCCGCGACCGCGGAGGTCTGCGCCCAGATCTACGGCGTCGGCCGCCTGGAGCAGGACGAGTACGCCCGCGAGAGCTTCCGCCGCACCATCGCCGGCTGGAACGCCGGCTTCTTCGCCTCGAGCGTGGTCCCCGTCGTCCGAAACGGCGCGACCGTTCTCGAGAAGGACGAGTACCCCTTCCTGCGCGAGGACCTCATCGGCAAGCCGCAGATGTTCGCCAAGGCTCCCGCCGCGTTCGACAACTCCGCCTACCCGATGCAGAAGTTCTACGAGGACAACGCCGCGTTCCTCGACGGGAAGAAATACCAGGAAGGCACGAAGGGCACGGTCACCTTGTTCAACTCCTGCGGCCGCTCCGACGGCGCCGCCGCCGTGGTCGTCACGACCGCGAAGAAGGCCAAGGAGCTCGGCCTGGAGATACTCGCCGAGATCAAGGGCTGGGGCTTTGAGGGCAACAACCCCGCGCACATGGGCGTCTCCCCCGCCTTGGCCGCCCCGACGGCGCTCAAGCGCGCCGGCGTCGAGTTTTCGGAGCTCGACCAGATCGAGCTGCACGAGCCGTTCGCGGCGACCGTGCTCTCCATCTTCAAGCTCGGCAAGGACAAGTTCGGCCACGACTGGGAGGCCAAGAACAAGTCCGGCGCGCTCAACCCCAACGGCGGCTCGCTGGCGGTCGGCCACCCCCTGGGCGCTACCGGCGCGCGCCTGATGCTCAACCTCGTGCACGCGCTCAAGAACAACCCGAAGGGCAAGCACGGCATGCTCGCGGCGTGCGCGGGCGGCGGGATGGGCGGCGCGATGGTCGTCTCGAAGCTCAGCTAG
- a CDS encoding glycosyltransferase family 4 protein: MKRLVFVASHVGYPMDRTPLGGGAMVGLQLVKHWKPEPAAWSLTVLGSGPEAPVGGCDYHRLAERPEGLVDLGEMDYARFCRDFETETTEWILERPKQYRPQDTVIVVNDVSEGPALAKLAEAGYPILSIWHVDVVDYFNKLYLRRIVAPEKLTRLHERMRSLGFDWILPDVLNLVFEKQRETVYHSSRMIVPSRAMADTLMRCYGDLVGYEELSRRIVVVPWGVWSDQPGPADENRANELREYHEITDETTVLMTLSRISPEKGVHLLLEALRLLEVNGKVAGKDIRLFICGEPAFMMGQAYGRKVRAAAAKLKQVKVVFPGYLDAAAKRAYFQLGDLFVSPSIHESYGLNVVEAMHAGLPVLASDHYGVRDTLPPDAGRLVHYPTPKKAPPLLAAALEEMLADRAKLKRMGEAAREAASAMPFTAAADAVRLAALGLIS; this comes from the coding sequence GTGAAGCGGCTCGTATTCGTCGCCAGCCATGTCGGCTACCCCATGGACCGCACCCCCCTGGGCGGCGGCGCCATGGTCGGACTTCAGCTCGTGAAGCATTGGAAGCCGGAGCCGGCGGCCTGGTCGTTGACCGTGCTCGGCTCCGGGCCGGAGGCTCCCGTCGGCGGCTGCGACTACCACCGCCTGGCCGAGCGCCCCGAGGGGCTCGTGGACCTGGGAGAGATGGACTACGCCCGCTTCTGCCGCGATTTCGAGACGGAGACGACGGAGTGGATCCTGGAGCGGCCCAAGCAGTACCGGCCGCAGGACACCGTCATCGTCGTCAACGACGTGTCCGAGGGTCCCGCGCTCGCGAAGCTGGCCGAGGCGGGCTACCCGATCCTGTCGATCTGGCACGTCGACGTGGTGGACTATTTCAACAAGCTCTATCTGCGCCGCATCGTCGCGCCGGAGAAGCTCACGCGCCTGCATGAGCGCATGCGCTCCCTCGGCTTCGACTGGATCCTGCCCGACGTCCTCAACCTCGTCTTCGAGAAGCAGCGGGAGACCGTCTACCACTCCTCGCGGATGATCGTGCCCTCGCGCGCGATGGCGGATACGCTCATGCGCTGCTACGGCGACCTCGTGGGCTACGAGGAGTTGTCGCGCCGGATCGTGGTCGTGCCCTGGGGCGTTTGGTCGGACCAGCCCGGCCCCGCCGACGAGAACCGCGCCAACGAGCTGCGCGAGTACCATGAGATCACCGATGAGACGACCGTGCTGATGACCTTGTCGCGGATCTCGCCGGAGAAAGGCGTGCATCTCTTGCTGGAGGCATTACGCCTTCTCGAGGTGAACGGCAAAGTGGCGGGTAAAGATATACGGCTGTTCATCTGCGGGGAGCCGGCGTTCATGATGGGCCAGGCGTATGGGCGGAAGGTGCGGGCGGCCGCGGCGAAGCTTAAGCAAGTGAAGGTCGTGTTCCCCGGCTACCTGGATGCGGCCGCTAAACGGGCCTATTTCCAGCTCGGGGACCTGTTCGTGTCCCCGTCCATACACGAAAGTTATGGATTAAACGTCGTCGAGGCCATGCACGCGGGCCTGCCGGTGCTCGCCAGCGACCATTACGGCGTGCGCGACACTTTGCCGCCCGACGCCGGGCGCCTCGTCCACTACCCGACCCCGAAGAAGGCGCCGCCGCTGCTGGCCGCGGCGCTCGAGGAGATGCTCGCCGACCGCGCCAAGCTCAAGAGGATGGGCGAGGCCGCCCGCGAGGCCGCGTCGGCGATGCCGTTCACCGCGGCGGCCGACGCCGTGCGCCTGGCCGCGCTGGGGCTGATCTCATGA